The segment agagagaattattTATACTAATATTCAAGCCTTTTGAAAACTTCTCTGTGTGACAGCTAGCCCCAGTCTGCCCTTATGTgaaagtaaatacaaaaatcacatcaacatttaaacagttttgtttaagaccAGTACTTCAAGAATATGTAACGTGCAGCTATCAACAAACAAATAGGCTacaaataaacttttttcaGTCTGTTTGTATGTAAGTTTTATGTGAATGTACCACTGAAAGGAAGCAGTAAATTTCATTGTACTGTTGTGCAATGACAATTaagtattctattctattctattctacaatacagtaaataaaaaaaataaataaataaaatgggtGGTAAAACTTTACTGCTAATAATGTTAATGCTAAAATTGCAATGTTGTAACATTTCTTCTATATGTCTTTTACATTATAGGCACTACAAAATGCCATATAAGCAGAACTCACCTCTTGCAGTACCGTGGTAAAGGATACTTTTCAAAGTCGGTGTTCATCCGTTGATGGACAGAAGTGTGTTTGACAGAAGTGTAATCAGTGGACATCGGTTTGCTGCTGTCTTCATGAATCTCTCACTGCTACTGATGCGCACGAGACACCGGGAATAGACGTGCCCATGCAAAGTTAGTTGAAATTCTTTTGAATCTTGTTTTTCATTCAAATATAAGAATTCTGTTGTCGGTCTGGTGCATAGAACTACACGCGCGTTCTTGGGAAATCTCATTGAGAGTGTGCACCAAAGCGAATGTATGATGACGTCACGGGtccaatgtaaaaaaaaaaaaaaaaacgttcagtGAAGCTGTGTCCTTACTAGTTTGTATGATGTGAAACGCTGTGTGCGAGGTGATACACATATTTAAAGCGGCaaataaaaagtactttttgGGAAGTATTTATCACATGAGGGAAAGATTGtcttgtggggaaaaaattgttttattatacgTGGAGCGGGTCGCCCTCTCATGGGCGCTGGCATGTTGGCATGCAATTGTCATaaactactattaataataatatgaaaatacatttagttAGGGCCCAATGTGTTTTACAAAGTGTAAACATAAAAgtgcaagaaaaataaaaaaatttaatttaataaaacattttaatgaatgcaTAGTTTATGTTCTTCACAGCATTAAACCTTGTTTTCctgagaataataaaaaaataaataaaaagttagcAAAATCTACATTCTTCACATTTAATAGAATGCTTGGAGGTTACAAGAAGATGTGAAAGAAGAGGTGAAAAAAGATGATACAATGTATCATCAAAAGTAAATGTACATCACTTGTATCCTATTACATactacttttttaaagaaagaaagaatatgtTTTAGAGGAAGTGGTTTAGATTAGGGAAAAATAGTGAAATTGTTCTTCACTGGGTGTATTTAAGACATCCAAGCAGGGGCCTGTTTACGGTCAACTCCAGTGAGAGACCGATCTGCGTGTCTGCAGACCAGCCTATCTCAGCCATTTTGTTTCTACGCCTCTTCGCTATGGCGGAGATGGACGACGGTGATGAGCCGGGTTTAGTGCACACTCACAGCGGTTCATCTGGATCCAAATCAGGGGGAGACAAGATGTTCTCTCTCAAGAAGTGGAATGCGGTAGCCATGTGGAGCTGGGACGTGGAGTGTGATACCTGCGCTATTTGTCGGGTTCAAGTAATGGGTGAGTGTTTCTCTAGCTAACCGGCTAGCTGGAATAGCATTTATGTACCTTCTTGTGATTGTTTGCTGGTTTACCTCAACAGACCGTGAATAGGCAGATAACACTGGCTGTATCTGGCTGACCCACTAACAAGTCGTTTCTAGCAAAGTAACACAGTTAAAGATGAATCACATTCTTCTGCCTACATAAACAGCATTCGTGGAAATCATAAGTGACGTAACTAGAAGCTGACTCAAACCGTGAAAAGTGCCTACAAATGCCCAAAATGCTTGAAAAAAATGCATCGAACGTTCGAACGAACCATTCGAATTTTAAACTCAcgtattcaaattattaaatggaacGATGGAAAACCTACAAGAAACGTGTGTCTGACTTTTGTATTAAAAACGATGCTCAGAAATTCCGAATCGAACACTCGAAAGCATTTAAACGCACCGTTAAACGTTCTGGTGAACCTGTAATAGTGAAACATAAACTGCGAACACTAACATCCTCAAAAACTGCTTAATCGATGCTTAATATTCTTAAAGTGACTGTTTGATGGTGTTTGTAAAGAccatgcaaaacaaaaacaaaaaaatactcaaaagtGCAAATGAGTGACGTATACCTATACTAGCGTTTTCACACTCCCATGAACCCCAGATATGGTCATTCTAATACGCCTTTTTTTAAACCTGGTAAAGGAACATTTCATAAGGGCTTTTTAACCCTGGCTCACCCTAAATTATCTTGGTTCATGTTTCACACTTCTCATACTTTTACCCCAGGTTAACAATTAACCCTGGATGTTGATGAAGTTTTACACTGTACATCGCTGACCCAAggttaatgttttcttttttgcatttttgcagtgtCTGTGGCATTGATTGGATGAATGCAGCATGGCacgtgtgtgtgtacttgtttttgctacattgtggggaccaaatgtccccacaaggatagtaaaacctgaaattttttacggtccccacaatgttaaaaaatgattaaaaatagtaaatgatgtttatctgaaagtgtaacgacgcaaacatgttttctgtgagggctaggtttagggttagggttgggttaggggatagacaatatcgttttgtcagtataaaatctatagaagtctatggaaagtccccacaattcacaaaaacaaacgtgtgtgtgtgtatatatgtatagggatgggcgatatgggcttaaaaatTTATCACAACAATTTCAGGTATTTATTGCGATAACGATATCAATGACGATAATTCAGGGaatcctgtttctttagagaaagtattatctttcctatttttacccaaaatagagTGTTCTGAGCATAAATGATTACACACATAATGTAATGGCTGTTCAATTCACTGGAATGTGAATTGGATTTGTGTACTTTTTGTACTAGAAGCTCCTTACACCAAGACAAATTCCATGTGTGTAAACACTTGGCAATAAAGGtctttctaatatatatatatatatatatacatatatacatatatattataatttttattgaatttatattatatttatataaataaaaattttgtacataaataacatatttctcttaaatatatacactaatttgtgtgtatttatatatacataataattacacacagcacacacacacatatgtgaccctggatcacaaaatcagtcataagagtccatttttaaaaatttttgatttatacactgaataaataagctttccattgatgtatggtttgttaggataggacaatatttggtcaagatacacctattttaaaacctggaatctgagggtgcaaacaaatcaaaatattaagaaaatcacctttaaagttgtccaaataaagttcttaacaatgtatattagtaatcaaaaaaataagaaaggaattttacaaaatatcttcatggaacatgatcttcacttaatttcctaatgatttttgccataaaagaaaaatcaataattttgacccatacaatgtatttttggctattgctacaaatatatcccagcgacttaagactggttttgtggtcgagggtcacatatgtgtgtatgtatatgtatacatgtatgtgtgtgtgtgtgttcctaaAGGGGTTTTCACACTGTGGTTAACCCTTAAGTGGTTAAGTTTTCGTCATTCTAAACATCACTTTTTATTGGCGGGACTCAATGCCTTGCAACAGTCACAGAAACACTGCATGCTGTACAAACAGTCGTTTCAGCTTTTGATGGGAAAATGGCAAATTTGGACTGAAAACGCATAAGTTAGAGTGAAGCAAGATGATCTAGGATCTCCGTTTACCCAGGGTTTAGATTGACCCAGGGTTAACTATTTCAAATGTGAAAAGCTCTTAACTGTACCATCAAGTTTTCCAAACTAGACTTTTCAgactttaaaagtaaaaataaaagtgtcttTACTCCTATTCACATctatttttaatcatcattttCCACCCAAACACTGAAACAGCTGTTTATGCAAGTCATACTGTTTCCATATCCGTCCAAAACACGTGAATGTGAGGCACGGTCACGTGCTGCATTCCTCCAATCAATGACATTGACACTAAATAAGCAGATAGGaacataatttagtttttggGAATTTATGTTGTGAAACTTCATCTTATGAGTTCCCAGGAATAATTGCAGTGAGAAACATGAAAACAGATGACCCAGGATCCTGTCCAGAAGTGGTGCAACTAAACTCAAATGCACCTGTGTGGCTAAAATCCCTGCACTGTGCTTTCAGTTGTgtttatgataataaaaaacatgtacTATCTAGGTAGGCATTTGACTAGG is part of the Labeo rohita strain BAU-BD-2019 chromosome 18, IGBB_LRoh.1.0, whole genome shotgun sequence genome and harbors:
- the rnf7 gene encoding RING-box protein 2; translation: MAEMDDGDEPGLVHTHSGSSGSKSGGDKMFSLKKWNAVAMWSWDVECDTCAICRVQVMDACLRCQAENKQEDCVVVWGECNHSFHNCCMSLWVKQNNRCPLCQQDWVVQRIGK